In a genomic window of Virgibacillus sp. SK37:
- the acnA gene encoding aconitate hydratase AcnA, with the protein MGANNTFHAKKQFELNGKTYNYYHLKALEEAGLGKVSRLPFSIRVLLESLVRQHDGHQIKDEHVQRLSKWGTEEGKGVDVPFKPSRVILQDFTGVPAVVDLASLRKAMVDMGGEPDKINPEVPVDLVIDHSVQVDQYGTPNALQANMDLEFERNAERYEFLNWAQKAFENYRAVPPATGIVHQVNLEYIANVVHGLENEDGEYDAFPDTLVGTDSHTTMINGLGVLGWGVGGIEAEAGMLGQPSYFPAPEVIGVKFTGSFPNGTTATDLALKVTQVLREKNVVGKFVEYFGPGLKDMPLADRATISNMAPEYGATCGFFPVDEESLNYLRLTGRDKEQIDLVEQYCKANDLWYSADQEDPEYTELVEINLSELEPNLSGPKRPQDLIALSDMKKEFNKAITAPEGNQGFGMDKSEFDKEVTVEHPNGSTSLMKTGALAIAAITSCTNTSNPYVMLGAGLLAKKAVEKGLQVPDYVKTSLAPGSKVVTRYLEDSGLMPFLDQLGFNLVGYGCTTCIGNSGPLREEIEQAIMKSDLTVSSVLSGNRNFEGRIHPLVKANYLASPPLVVAYALAGTVDVDLSKEPLGKDKDGNAVYMNDIWPTMEEIKDQVEKVVTPEIFRKEYENVFQSNEKWNEIDTTDEPLFEWDEDSTYIQNPPFFEGLSKNAGTVEPLNNLRAIGKFGDSVTTDHISPAGAIAKDMPAGKYLQDKGVSPRNFNSYGSRRGNHEVMMRGTFANIRIRNLLAPGTEGGYTTYWPTEEVMPIYDAAMKYQQDGTGLIVIGGKDYGMGSSRDWAAKGTNLLGIKTVIAESFERIHRSNLVMMGVLPLQFVKGDSAEKLGLTGKESFTVEVNEDVKPHDLVKVTAVDEEGKSTTFDAVARFDSDVEIDYYRHGGILQMVLRNKLEV; encoded by the coding sequence ATGGGAGCGAATAATACGTTTCATGCAAAAAAACAGTTTGAGTTAAATGGGAAAACGTATAACTATTATCATTTAAAAGCATTAGAAGAAGCTGGATTAGGGAAAGTTTCACGCCTGCCTTTTTCCATTCGTGTACTTTTAGAGTCTCTTGTACGTCAGCATGATGGTCATCAAATTAAAGATGAACATGTACAAAGGCTATCTAAATGGGGTACAGAAGAAGGAAAAGGTGTCGATGTACCTTTTAAACCTTCCAGGGTAATTTTACAGGACTTCACGGGAGTTCCTGCTGTAGTAGATTTGGCATCCTTAAGAAAAGCAATGGTCGATATGGGTGGCGAACCCGACAAAATTAATCCGGAAGTTCCTGTGGACTTGGTAATTGACCATTCCGTGCAAGTTGATCAATATGGCACACCAAATGCTTTACAAGCGAACATGGACTTAGAATTTGAGAGAAACGCAGAGCGTTATGAATTTTTAAACTGGGCCCAAAAGGCGTTTGAAAACTATCGTGCTGTTCCACCAGCTACAGGTATTGTACACCAGGTTAACCTGGAGTATATTGCTAACGTGGTACATGGGTTGGAAAATGAAGATGGAGAATATGATGCTTTCCCTGACACACTTGTAGGGACTGATTCTCATACGACGATGATTAACGGTCTAGGTGTTCTTGGTTGGGGTGTAGGCGGTATCGAAGCAGAAGCAGGAATGCTTGGCCAGCCATCATACTTCCCAGCACCGGAAGTTATTGGAGTTAAATTTACTGGGAGCTTCCCAAATGGAACGACAGCAACTGACTTAGCATTGAAAGTTACTCAAGTACTACGTGAGAAAAATGTTGTTGGTAAATTTGTAGAATATTTTGGGCCTGGATTAAAAGATATGCCACTTGCCGACCGTGCAACTATTTCCAACATGGCACCAGAGTATGGAGCTACTTGTGGTTTCTTCCCGGTGGATGAAGAGTCTTTAAACTATCTACGTCTAACCGGTCGTGACAAAGAGCAAATTGATTTAGTAGAACAATATTGTAAGGCAAATGACTTGTGGTATTCTGCAGATCAGGAAGATCCGGAATATACGGAGTTAGTTGAGATTAATTTATCTGAATTGGAACCTAACCTTTCCGGTCCAAAACGTCCACAGGATTTAATTGCTTTATCTGATATGAAGAAAGAGTTCAACAAAGCAATAACCGCTCCAGAAGGTAACCAAGGGTTTGGTATGGATAAATCTGAATTTGATAAAGAGGTAACTGTGGAACATCCAAATGGAAGTACTTCCTTAATGAAAACAGGAGCTCTAGCTATTGCAGCTATCACCTCTTGTACAAACACTTCCAACCCTTATGTTATGCTTGGGGCTGGATTATTAGCTAAAAAAGCAGTAGAAAAAGGCTTACAGGTACCAGACTACGTAAAAACATCTTTAGCACCTGGTTCAAAAGTTGTTACACGTTACCTTGAGGATTCCGGATTAATGCCTTTCCTTGATCAGCTGGGCTTTAACTTAGTAGGATATGGATGTACTACTTGTATCGGTAACTCAGGACCTTTACGTGAAGAAATTGAACAGGCAATTATGAAAAGTGACCTAACTGTTTCTTCTGTATTATCTGGTAACCGAAACTTTGAAGGACGTATTCACCCACTCGTAAAAGCTAATTACCTTGCATCTCCACCATTAGTAGTTGCATACGCGTTAGCTGGGACAGTTGATGTAGATCTTTCTAAAGAGCCACTTGGTAAAGATAAAGATGGAAATGCAGTTTATATGAATGATATCTGGCCAACAATGGAAGAAATTAAGGATCAAGTGGAAAAGGTTGTAACACCTGAAATATTCCGAAAAGAATATGAAAATGTTTTCCAATCCAATGAAAAATGGAATGAGATTGATACAACAGATGAACCTTTATTTGAATGGGATGAGGATTCCACTTACATTCAAAATCCACCATTCTTTGAAGGGCTTTCCAAGAATGCTGGTACGGTAGAACCATTGAATAACTTAAGAGCTATTGGTAAGTTTGGTGATTCTGTAACAACTGACCATATTTCACCTGCTGGAGCAATTGCCAAAGATATGCCTGCAGGCAAATATCTCCAGGATAAAGGAGTTTCTCCACGAAACTTTAACTCCTATGGTTCTCGACGAGGTAACCATGAAGTTATGATGCGCGGTACGTTCGCAAATATCCGTATCCGCAACCTTTTAGCTCCAGGTACAGAGGGTGGATATACAACATATTGGCCAACAGAAGAAGTTATGCCGATATATGATGCTGCTATGAAGTATCAACAGGATGGCACAGGCTTGATCGTAATTGGCGGAAAAGATTATGGCATGGGATCATCTCGTGACTGGGCAGCCAAAGGAACTAACCTATTAGGCATCAAAACTGTAATCGCTGAAAGTTTTGAGCGAATTCATCGTTCCAACCTTGTAATGATGGGAGTATTACCTTTACAATTTGTAAAAGGTGACAGTGCTGAAAAGTTAGGTTTAACTGGTAAAGAAAGCTTTACTGTTGAAGTTAATGAAGATGTAAAACCACATGATTTGGTAAAAGTCACTGCTGTGGATGAAGAGGGTAAGTCAACTACATTTGATGCTGTTGCTCGTTTTGATAGTGATGTAGAGATTGATTATTACCGTCATGGTGGAATCTTACAAATGGTATTACGTAACAAGCTTGAAGTTTAA